ATCATAGGTGCATCCCCCAGGAAGTAGTACAAGCCCCTCTAAGTACCTAATAAGACCGAATTTACTTGGCCTTCTCGGcagcctccttctcagcgagcctcttcttcctctgacCTTCGTTCCTCTGAGCAGCACGAGCAAGTCGGAGGGCGGTGAAAGCGTtggcctccttctcctcgtcgGTAATGGCACGAGGAGCCTCGGCGGTGTAAGAGGCGGGGAGAGGGATAGAGTCACGGGTGATGTGGGCAGTGAGGTCGTCACCCTACATTTTCTGTCAATGGCATCGCAAAGGGAACATAAAGGTGTACTCACGGTCGCGTCACCAGCCTTGGGCTTGCCAGCCTTCCTGGGGAAGACGACCAACCTAGACTTGTATTCCTTGAGCCTCTCGACGTTGAGCTTCTGGCCCTCCTCAGACTTGGACCTTCGTCGGGGGTCGACGGAGATACCGAGGGACAAagcctccttcctcctgatACCGGCGAGCTTGAGCTCAGAGGTGGTGAAACCACGGCCCTCTGTGACGAACCATCAGCATCCTCTAactttttttaaaaaatCTTCAATTCGATAAAAGTACGCACCCCTGATACGGATGTTGTACCTCTGGGTGGGGCATCGGACAGCGGGTCGGAGTCGCTGGAGGGGGGCGGCGCCAGAGGCAAGGGCCTTCTTGCTCCTAGCAACTCGTCGAGACTTCTTCTTACCGGGCTGGTCGAACTGTTCACCACGACGTCAGCCATGTTATCCTTGCCTTCAGTTTTCCCACATTCATCCCTCCTTCAAACCACAAAATCTCTCCTCGTCCACAGCATAGGATGAATCAACTAACCCAGGTCTTGACACGCCTCTGCCAGTCCTTGTGGAAGTGGTTCTTTTGAAGCTGGTTGTTGTGCTTGACCATTTTGTTTACTGTAAGAGTGTGTCGAGTGTACCGCGAGTTAAAATGACGAGGATTTGAGAGTAGGAGTTGAATAAATCAGCACTGTTGTCGTTGCTTGGATTGTGTCAACTTACCTCGGCCCCAGCTATGGTAGTACTTGAGGGATGAAAAATAAGTTAAGAGTGTCCAAATCACCAAATTCCACCAGGCCGCATCCCACTCCAGCGCCAAACTGCCTCCGGCAATTTCTGCCAACGAAACTCCGACCCAAATGTGGCACTCTCAACATTTTATCCAATCGTCCACTTACTCATACGCCCGCGCCTCGCCTCACTCCCCCTCGCGCACAAATTTATCTGTTCTTTCgttcctctctccttcaacaaaCGCAAAATAATTCTACAAAAAAgcacctcctctccccctgCGGATCCCTAGGTTCTAGGACAGAGGTCGTATCCCTAAtcgtggagaaggaggccGTCATACCGTAGAAGAGAACGAAATAAAAAACAGGACTTGGGTGGACCGTTCGCTTGAAATATAGTGGCGGGGGGTCCAAATCTTTGTTTTACATTCTTTATAGTATATACTTTCATGACTTTTCAACTTTTACTTGGTGGCTTATGCACTTATGAATTGGGATGCAATAGTGATGGGACGATGGTGACAACAGGGGAAACATGGTCTGGCAGACGATTTTGATGATCACTCCCGTTGGGAGGATTTTTGCGCACAGTCGATATTTTGAACATGATTCGGGATCGAGGCTGATTTGTTTTCATAGTTTCGGATACTGCACGCGGCTTCTATACTACGCGAGCCTATTTTGACATCTGCATTATATTTACAACATTTGAGGAACCATTAATAAACGGCAACAACTACTTCTATTGCATGTGCTTCTTGATACTGCCTGTTTTACCTTCTGTTGTTGAAATAATTTTGCGTTGTTCGTAACAAACCAAATCAGTACCTCTCCTAACGCATTCGAATGTCTCCACGGCCCACAAGAGCTTACACCCTCACCCCCCTCCCCACCTCTCAACGTCTTCTCCGCACACTCCTCACCAATCGCCATGCAGCTACCATCTTCGCCCAGCACTTTAAAGTCACCCCCGAGGAGC
The DNA window shown above is from Cryptococcus tetragattii IND107 chromosome 12, whole genome shotgun sequence and carries:
- a CDS encoding 60S ribosomal protein eL13, giving the protein MVKHNNQLQKNHFHKDWQRRVKTWFDQPGKKKSRRVARSKKALASGAAPLQRLRPAVRCPTQRYNIRIREGRGFTTSELKLAGIRRKEALSLGISVDPRRRSKSEEGQKLNVERLKEYKSRLVVFPRKAGKPKAGDATGDDLTAHITRDSIPLPASYTAEAPRAITDEEKEANAFTALRLARAAQRNEGQRKKRLAEKEAAEKAK